In the genome of Cryptomeria japonica chromosome 8, Sugi_1.0, whole genome shotgun sequence, one region contains:
- the LOC131075228 gene encoding LRR receptor-like serine/threonine-protein kinase FLS2 encodes MKMALVCFLLLVFSALPTHISSHSDEEALLSFKHSLISQSNNLLSDWSPHHSFCNWTGVVCSSRHQRVASLNLTGMSLLGTISPFLGNLSFLRILDFANNSLQGQIPPQLGRLFRLRILVLAQNKLEGSIPSTLGDCGSLQVLSLSYNNLSGSIPSQLGYLPHLEALLLGANQLTGTVPTSLGNLSSLISFQLMRNKLQGKIPIELGMLTKLEVLSISTNNLIGVIPAALSNCTLLHNLSLYYNQLTGHIPWEIGKLRELQHLLLEGNQLIGEIPSSLTNCTQLQVVDLASNQLSGKVPLEFGNLHQLLWLNLWDNHLVSQSNNFSILTALTNCSSLQFLSLSLNYFTGMLPSSISQLSSKLTDLELFSNKIEGNIPSGISNLTMLTYLDLSDNRFNGTIPSPFSQLPNLESLFLAINNLYGNIPNNWGQAKHLGQLVLSENMLSGKIPNSLGDLTQLRVLALDHNQLSGKIPGSLGRCETLEVLDLSHNKLRGNIPPELANLKNLQLYFNISDNLLQGSLLEMSKMVMVQAIDVSLNKFSSEIPASLSSCTNLQYLNLSWNSLYGPIQTSLTQLKNLLDIDLSNNNLSGAIPMAFGEMETLQHINLSSNKLTGEVPEEGVFATIDESTIMGNLGLCGTLMTLSPCSHSKHKQPPVSKKVIIPVVVGIAIFIMSFLLFIISYRWRQRKIPNLNVWPIRIAYEELLDATGGFSEANLIGIGSFGSIYKGILKNGIDIAVKVLNLQDENALRTFDRECNVLKRVRHRNVIKIISTCSNLDFKALVLPFMSNGSLGRWLYPEGGDECKLNLIDRLRIAKEIAQGMEYLHHHCFVQVIHCDLKPNNVLLGDDLTPCVADFGITKLLFGNSMNSFSSTNALNGSIGYIAPEYGMGGMVSTKGDVYSYGILLLELLTRRRPTNDMFVEGINLPKWVGMNFPNKITEVVDDNLLRDVNESDLSMVLSCLTQFMQVGLACTRELPQERPDMMEITKRLEKIAITFLGTRSLQLPIDILSFLESTNDRENIELGKDDNWSTSTS; translated from the exons ATGAAGATGGCTCTAGTATGTTTCCTCCTCTTGGTTTTCTCTGCATTACCTACACACATTTCTTCTCATTCTGATGAAGAAGCTCTTCTGTCCTTTAAGCATTCTTTGATTTCCCAGTCGAATAATTTATTGTCCGATTGGTCTCCTCATCATTCCTTTTGCAATTGGACTGGTGTTGTCTGCTCTTCTCGTCATCAACGTGTGGCTTCTTTGAATCTCACTGGTATGTCTTTGTTAGGAACCATCTCTCCTTTTCTTggcaatctctcttttcttagaatACTTGATTTTGCAAATAACAGTTTACAAGGCCAAATTCCTCCTCAGCTAGGGAGGCTTTTTCGTCTTAGAATACTTGTGTTGGCTCAAAATAAATTGGAAGGCTCCATTCCATCCACTTTAGGAGATTGTGGTTCTTTGCAAGTTCTAAGTTTGTCTTATAACAATTTGAGTGGTAGTATTCCCTCTCAGCTTGGCTATCTTCCACATTTGGAAGCACTTTTGTTAGGAGCAAACCAGTTGACAGGCACAGTCCCCACTTCTTTAGGAAATCTGTCTTCTTTAATATCCTTTCAATTGATGAGAAACAAACTCCAAGGTAAGATTCCAATTGAATTGGGTATGCTTACTAAACTTGAAGTGCTTTCTATTAGCACCAACAACTTGATAGGAGTGATTCCTGCTGCCCTTTCAAATTGCACTCTTCTCCATAATTTGTCATTATATTATAATCAATTAACTGGACACATACCTTGGGAAATTGGCAAATTGCGAGAGTTGCAACATCTCCTATTGGAGGGAAACCAACTCATTGGAGAAATACCAAGTTCCCTCACCAATTGTACTCAACTTCAAGTGGTTGATTTAGCTAGCAACCAACTTAGTGGTAAGGTGCCCTTGGAATTTGGTAATTTACACCAACTTCTATGGCTTAATTTGTGGGATAATCATCTTGTGAGCCAAAGCAACAATTTTTCTATTCTAACAGCTTTGACTaattgttcttctttacaatttctAAGCTTGTCCCTTAATTATTTCACTGGCATGTTGCCCTCTTCTATTAGTCAATTATCAAGCAAACTCACTGATTTAGAGTTATTCTCCAATAAAATTGAGGGAAATATACCAAGCGGTATTAGCAACCTCACAATGTTGACATACTTAGACTTATCAGACAATCGTTTTAATGGAACTATTCCATCCCCATTCAGTCAACTTCCAAATCTTGAAAGCTTGTTTCTAGCCATAAACAATTTGTATGGAAACATTCCAAACAATTGGGGTCAAGCAAAACACCTTGGGCAATTAGTACTTAGTGAAAACATGCTTTCAGGGAAAATTCCAAATAGTCTTGGTGATCTCACACAATTAAGAGTTTTAGCTCTTGATCACAATCAACTATCAGGAAAAATTCCTGGTAGCTTAGGGAGATGTGAAACATTGGAGGTGTTAGACTTGTCTCACAACAAGCTAAGAGGAAATATACCCCCGGAATTAGCAAATCTTAAAAACCTCCAACTTTATTTCAATATTTCTGACAATTTATTACAAGGTTCTCTTTTAGAAATGAGTAAAATGGTAATGGTTCAAGCTATAGATGTGTCTCTTAACAAGTTCTCAAGTGAAATTCCAGCCTCACTATCAAGCTGCACAAATTTACAATATTTGAATCTTTCATGGAATTCTTTGTATGGTCCAATACAAACATCACTCACACAACTCAAAAATCTTCTGGACATTGATCTCTCCAACAACAATTTGTCAGGTGCAATTCCAATGGCTTTTGGAGAAATGGAAACACTTCAACATATCAATCTCTCTTCAAACAAATTAACAGGGGAGGTTCCAGAGGAAGGAGTTTTTGCAACAATTGATGAGTCAACAATTATGGGAAATCTTGGCCTTTGTGGAACATTGATGACATTGTCCCCATGCTCTCATTCCAAGCACAAACAACCACCAGTTAGCAAGAAGGTGATAATTCCTGTTGTGGTCGGCATTGCAATTTTCATCATGTCTTTCCTATTGTTTATCATTTCCTATAGATGGAGACAAAGAAAGATTCCCAATCTCAATGTGTGGCCCATACGAATTGCATATGAAGAACTTCTAGATGCAACTGGTGGCTTTAGTGAGGCAAATCTAATAGGAATTGGTAGTTTTGGATCTATCTATAAAGGGATTCTAAAAAATGGTATAGATATTGCCGTTAAAGTTCTAAATTTACAAGATGAAAATGCTCTTCGAACATTTGATAGAGAATGTAATGTGTTGAAAAGAGTCAGGCATCGAAATGTAATTAAAATCATTTCAACTTGTTCCAACCTTGACTTTAAAGCATTGGTCCTTCCATTCATGTCAAATGGAAGTTTGGGGAGATGGCTTTACCCTGAGGGAGGAGATGAATGCAAATTAAATTTGATTGACCGATTAAGAATAGCAAAGGAGATAGCacaaggaatggaatatctgcaTCACCATTGCTTTGTACAAGTTATACATTGTGATCTAAAACCCAATAATGTATTATTGGGGGATGATTTGACTCCATGTGTAGCAGATTTCGGCATTACCAAACTTCTATTTGGGAATTCAATGAATTCATTTTCTTCTACAAATGCATTGAATGGATCTATTGGCTACATTGCACCAG AGTATGGAATGGGTGGAATGGTTTCCACAAAAGGAGATGTATACAGCTATGGAATTCTTCTTTTAGAGTTGTTGACAAGGAGGAGACCTACAAATGACATGTTTGTAGAGGGAATTAATCTACCAAAATGGGTAGGTATGAATTTTCCAAATAAAATCACTGAAGTGGTGGATGACAACCTACTTAGAGATGTTAATGAATCAGATTTATCAATGGTGTTGTCATGTCTTACTCAATTTATGCAAGTTGGACTGGCTTGCACAAGGGAGCTGCCACAAGAACGACCAGATATGATGGAGATAACTAAAAGATTAGAAAAAATAGCAATAACATTTCTTGGTACTCGGTCTCTTCAATTGCCCATAGATATTTTGTCCTTTCTTGAGAGTACAAATGATCGAGAAAATATTGAATTAGGAAAGGATGATAATTGGTCTACATCTACATCGTAG